A window of the Gemmatirosa kalamazoonensis genome harbors these coding sequences:
- a CDS encoding response regulator — MDDVIRVVLADDHAIVRAGLKAVLSSAKDIQVVGEASNGREAVAMIERLNPHVVVMDLDMPEMGGAEATKEVAATHPSTRVLVLTMHDENESLVPLLEAGASGYLVKSVADRELVAAVRAVAHGDTYVQPTAVRALAKGVRRRSEHADDRERFAQLSERERDVLRLVARGYSAPEIGEQLFISPKTVDTYKQRIGEKMGLTHRSEYVQLALKLGLLTD; from the coding sequence ATGGATGACGTCATCCGCGTGGTGCTCGCCGACGATCACGCCATCGTGCGCGCCGGGCTGAAGGCCGTGCTCAGCAGCGCGAAGGACATCCAGGTCGTCGGCGAGGCGTCCAACGGGCGCGAGGCGGTCGCCATGATCGAGCGGCTGAATCCCCACGTCGTCGTGATGGATCTCGACATGCCCGAGATGGGCGGCGCGGAGGCCACGAAGGAGGTGGCGGCGACGCACCCGTCGACGCGCGTGCTCGTGCTGACGATGCACGACGAGAACGAGTCGCTCGTGCCGCTGCTCGAGGCGGGGGCGAGCGGCTATCTCGTGAAGAGCGTCGCCGACCGCGAGCTCGTCGCCGCGGTGCGCGCGGTGGCCCACGGCGACACGTACGTGCAGCCGACCGCCGTGCGCGCGCTCGCGAAGGGCGTGCGCCGCCGCTCGGAGCACGCCGACGACCGCGAGCGCTTCGCGCAGCTCTCGGAGCGCGAGCGCGACGTGCTGCGGCTCGTCGCCCGCGGCTACAGCGCGCCGGAGATCGGCGAGCAGCTGTTCATCTCGCCGAAGACCGTGGACACCTACAAGCAGCGCATCGGCGAGAAGATGGGGCTCACGCACCGCTCCGAGTACGTGCAGCTCGCCCTGAAGCTCGGTCTGCTCACCGACTGA